The Cyanobacteria bacterium GSL.Bin1 genome includes a region encoding these proteins:
- a CDS encoding TIGR03279 family radical SAM protein, producing MLQPARISRILQGSIGEELGFEIGDAIVAINGERPRDLIDYQYLCAEEELTLEVLDKHGQTHHIELEKDYDDNLGLEFETALFDGLIQCNNRCPFCFIDQQPPGKRESLYLKDDDYRLSFLYGSYLTLTNLTQREWDRIAQMRLSPLYVSVHATEPDLRSRLLKNPRAGQILEQLQWFQDHYLQIHAQVVVCPEINDGIHLERTLRDLAQFHQGDIPTVLSAAVVPVGLTRFRPQEDELIPVSTEKAQSIIQQVQPLQKEFHQALGTNFAWLADEWFLIGRQELPPASHYEDYPQLGNGVGSIRQFIQEFQTLAQTMLPSQINSPRRLTWVVGNAVEIAFQPLVEQLNTVSGLTVELAPCRSDYWGQDITVTGLLTGEDLLTTLQGKDLGDGILLPSLMLKDHDTRFLDDLTLETVSQKLGISIFPVTGIAHLIETCLSDPLPNKISEELTHADLVS from the coding sequence ATGCTACAACCAGCTCGCATTTCTCGCATTTTACAAGGCTCCATTGGGGAAGAATTAGGGTTTGAAATTGGGGACGCGATCGTTGCCATCAACGGAGAACGTCCTCGCGATTTAATCGACTACCAATATCTTTGTGCAGAAGAAGAACTCACCCTCGAAGTTCTGGACAAACATGGCCAAACTCACCATATTGAGTTGGAAAAAGACTACGATGACAACTTAGGGTTAGAATTTGAAACCGCTCTCTTCGACGGTCTCATCCAGTGTAATAACCGTTGTCCATTTTGCTTTATTGACCAACAACCCCCGGGGAAACGAGAAAGCCTTTACCTCAAAGACGATGACTATCGGTTGAGCTTCCTCTATGGCAGCTATCTGACTTTAACCAACCTCACCCAGCGAGAATGGGATCGTATCGCTCAAATGCGACTGTCTCCTCTATATGTTTCCGTTCACGCCACCGAACCAGACCTCAGATCGAGACTCCTCAAAAATCCTCGCGCAGGACAAATTCTAGAGCAACTGCAGTGGTTTCAAGACCATTACCTGCAAATTCATGCCCAAGTTGTCGTCTGTCCAGAAATCAATGATGGCATTCACTTAGAAAGAACCCTGCGCGATCTCGCTCAATTTCATCAAGGAGATATTCCCACAGTTCTCTCCGCAGCGGTCGTTCCCGTGGGCTTAACGCGCTTTCGCCCCCAAGAAGACGAACTCATTCCCGTCAGCACGGAAAAAGCGCAAAGCATCATTCAACAAGTACAACCTTTGCAAAAGGAATTTCACCAAGCACTGGGTACAAATTTTGCCTGGTTAGCCGATGAATGGTTCTTAATTGGTCGCCAAGAATTGCCTCCCGCTTCTCACTATGAAGACTATCCCCAATTGGGCAATGGCGTTGGCTCGATTCGTCAATTCATCCAAGAATTTCAAACGCTTGCTCAAACAATGCTTCCCAGTCAGATTAATTCCCCGCGCCGATTAACTTGGGTTGTCGGCAATGCTGTGGAAATTGCTTTTCAACCGCTAGTGGAACAGTTAAATACAGTATCTGGACTGACCGTCGAACTTGCCCCTTGTCGCAGTGACTATTGGGGACAAGACATCACAGTTACTGGGTTACTAACTGGAGAAGATCTATTAACAACCCTTCAGGGAAAAGATTTGGGCGACGGCATTCTTCTGCCTTCCTTGATGTTAAAAGACCACGACACTAGATTTTTAGATGATTTAACCTTAGAAACGGTCAGTCAAAAACTGGGAATTTCTATTTTTCCAGTGACTGGGATTGCTCACTTAATTGAAACTTGCTTATCTGATCCACTCCCGAATAAAATATCAGAGGAATTGACCCATGCAGACTTGGTTTCTTGA